In Canis aureus isolate CA01 chromosome 6, VMU_Caureus_v.1.0, whole genome shotgun sequence, one genomic interval encodes:
- the MUC1 gene encoding mucin-1 isoform X4, with amino-acid sequence MIPSFQAPFFFLLLVTRELTAQEGNSSPTSSPASSSSSTLRKHSSSSLTSSPASSSNTSLGKLSSSSLTSSPVSGSIITPAQHGTSSPTSSPASSSSSTLRKHSSSSLTSSPASSSNTSLGKLNSSSPTSRPAPSSTTSLGKLSSSSLTSSPVSGSIITPAQHGTSSLTSSPASSSSSTLRKHSSSSLTSSPASSSNTSLGKLNSSSPTSHPAPSSTTSLGKHSSSSLTSSPVSGSIITPAQHGTSSSTSGPASSSSSTLRKHSSSSLTSSPASSSTTSLGKHSSSSLTSSPVSGSIITPAQHGTSSPTSSPAPSLTSTLRKHSSSSLTSSPASSSTSSSPTGSPVSGSTTTPAQHGTSSSTTSLASSSTSTLGKLSSSSWASSHTTRTTASTTNHNMEPPISSNHSTSPQSIRISFFFLSFAILNLQFNSSLENPSSNYYQELQRNISELFLQIYGQEDFLGLYNIRFRPGSVVVESTLAFRNGATDANKVKTQFEDSKEGARYNLNISSIRVRDVSFPSSAPFESGVPGWGIALLVLVCVLVALAIIYVVALTVCQCRRKNCGQLDIFPTRDAYHPMSEYPTYHTHGRYVPPGDNRRSPYEEVSAGNGGSSLSYMNPNPAATSANL; translated from the exons ATGATTCCAAGCTTCCAGgcccctttcttcttcctgctcCTGGTAACCCGAGAGCTTACAG CACAGGAAGGCAACTCATCCCCGACCAGCAGCCCAGCCTCAAGCTCGTCCTCCACCTTGAGAAAGCATAGCTCCTCGTCCTTGACCAGCAGCCCAGCCTCAAGCTCAAACACCAGCCTGGGAAAACTCAGCTCCTCATCCTTGACCAGCAGCCCTGTCTCAGGCTCGATAATCACCCCAGCACAGCATGGCACCTCATCCCCGACCAGCAGCCCAGCCTCAAGCTCGTCCTCCACCTTGAGAAAGCATAGCTCCTCGTCCTTGACCAGCAGCCCAGCCTCAAGCTCAAACACCAGCCTGGGAAAACTCAACTCCTCATCCCCAACCAGCCGCCCAGCCCCAAGCTCGACCACCAGCCTGGGAAAACTCAGCTCCTCATCCTTGACCAGCAGCCCTGTCTCAGGCTCGATAATCACCCCAGCACAGCATGGCACCTCATCCCTGACCAGCAGCCCAGCCTCAAGCTCGTCCTCCACCTTGAGAAAGCATAGCTCCTCGTCCTTGACCAGCAGCCCAGCCTCAAGCTCAAACACCAGCCTGGGAAAACTCAACTCCTCATCCCCAACCAGCCACCCAGCCCCAAGCTCGACCACCAGCCTGGGAAAACACAGCTCCTCATCCTTGACCAGCAGCCCTGTCTCAGGCTCGATAATCACCCCAGCACAACATGGCACCTCATCCTCGACCAGCGGCCCAGCCTCAAGCTCGTCCTCCACCTTGAGAAAGCATAGCTCCTCATCCTTGACCAGCAGCCCAGCCTCAAGCTCAAC CACCAGCCTGGGAAAACACAGCTCCTCATCCTTGACCAGCAGCCCTGTCTCAGGCTCGATAATCACCCCAGCACAGCATGGCACCTCATCCCCGACCAGCAGCCCAGCCCCAAGCTTGACCTCCACCTTGAGAAAGCATAGCTCTTCATCCTTGACCAGCAGCCCAGCCTCAAGCTCCACCTCCTCATCCCCTACCGGCAGCCCTGTCTCAggctccaccaccaccccagcaCAGCATGGCACCTCATCCTCCACCACCAGCCTAGCCTCAAGCTCCACCTCCACCTTGGGAAAACTCAGCTCCTCATCCTGGGCCAGCAGCCACACCACCAGGACTACCGCCAGTACCACTAACCATAACATGGAACCTCCCATCTCCTCCAATCATAGCACTTCTCCCCAGTCTATTAGgatctccttcttcttcctgtcCTTTGCCATTTTGAACCTCCAGTTTAATTCTTCTCTGGAAAATCCCAGCAGCAACTACTACCAGGAGCTGCAGAGGAACATTTCTGAATTG TTTTTGCAGATTTATGGACAGGAAGATTTCCTGGGCCTTTATAACATCAGATTCAG ACCCGGATCTGTGGTGGTAGAATCAACTCTGGCCTTCCGAAATGGTGCCACTGATGCCAACAAGGTGAAGACACAGTTTGAAGACAGCAAAGAAGGAGCCAGATATAACCTGAACATCTCGAGTATTCGTG tgCGAGATgtgtccttcccttcctctgccccgtTCGAGTCTGGGGTTCCTGGCTGGGGCATTGCCCTGCTGGTGCTGGTCTGTGTTCTGGTTGCACTCGCCATCATCTATGTTGTTGCCCTG ACTGTGTGCCAGTGCCGCCGAAAGAACTGTGGGCAGCTGGACATCTTTCCAACCCGAGACGCCTACCATCCTATGAGCGAGTACCCCACCTACCACACCCATGGGCGCTATGTGCCCCCTGGCGATAATAGACGCAGCCCCTATGAGGAG GTTTCTGCAGGCAATGGGGGCAGCAGCCTCTCTTACATGAACCCGAACCCAGCAGCCACTTCTGCCAACTTGTAG
- the MUC1 gene encoding mucin-1 isoform X3: MIPSFQAPFFFLLLVTRELTAQEGNSSPTSSPASSSSSTLRKHSSSSLTSSPASSSNTSLGKLSSSSLTSSPVSGSIITPAQHGTSSPTSSPASSSSSTLRKHSSSSLTSSPASSSNTSLGKLNSSSPTSRPAPSSTTSLGKLSSSSLTSSPVSGSIITPAQHGTSSLTSSPASSSSSTLRKHSSSSLTSSPASSSNTSLGKLNSSSPTSHPAPSSTTSLGKHSSSSLTSSPVSGSIITPAQHGTSSSTSGPASSSSSTLRKHSSSSLTSSPASSSTSTLRKHSSSSLTRSPASSSNTSLGKLSSSSPTSRPAPSSTTSLGKHSSSSLTSSPVSGSIITPAQHGTSSPTSSPAPSLTSTLRKHSSSSLTSSPASSSTSSSPTGSPVSGSTTTPAQHGTSSSTTSLASSSTSTLGKLSSSSWASSHTTRTTASTTNHNMEPPISSNHSTSPQSIRISFFFLSFAILNLQFNSSLENPSSNYYQELQRNISELFLQIYGQEDFLGLYNIRFRPGSVVVESTLAFRNGATDANKVKTQFEDSKEGARYNLNISSIRVRDVSFPSSAPFESGVPGWGIALLVLVCVLVALAIIYVVALTVCQCRRKNCGQLDIFPTRDAYHPMSEYPTYHTHGRYVPPGDNRRSPYEEVSAGNGGSSLSYMNPNPAATSANL; the protein is encoded by the exons ATGATTCCAAGCTTCCAGgcccctttcttcttcctgctcCTGGTAACCCGAGAGCTTACAG CACAGGAAGGCAACTCATCCCCGACCAGCAGCCCAGCCTCAAGCTCGTCCTCCACCTTGAGAAAGCATAGCTCCTCGTCCTTGACCAGCAGCCCAGCCTCAAGCTCAAACACCAGCCTGGGAAAACTCAGCTCCTCATCCTTGACCAGCAGCCCTGTCTCAGGCTCGATAATCACCCCAGCACAGCATGGCACCTCATCCCCGACCAGCAGCCCAGCCTCAAGCTCGTCCTCCACCTTGAGAAAGCATAGCTCCTCGTCCTTGACCAGCAGCCCAGCCTCAAGCTCAAACACCAGCCTGGGAAAACTCAACTCCTCATCCCCAACCAGCCGCCCAGCCCCAAGCTCGACCACCAGCCTGGGAAAACTCAGCTCCTCATCCTTGACCAGCAGCCCTGTCTCAGGCTCGATAATCACCCCAGCACAGCATGGCACCTCATCCCTGACCAGCAGCCCAGCCTCAAGCTCGTCCTCCACCTTGAGAAAGCATAGCTCCTCGTCCTTGACCAGCAGCCCAGCCTCAAGCTCAAACACCAGCCTGGGAAAACTCAACTCCTCATCCCCAACCAGCCACCCAGCCCCAAGCTCGACCACCAGCCTGGGAAAACACAGCTCCTCATCCTTGACCAGCAGCCCTGTCTCAGGCTCGATAATCACCCCAGCACAACATGGCACCTCATCCTCGACCAGCGGCCCAGCCTCAAGCTCGTCCTCCACCTTGAGAAAGCATAGCTCCTCATCCTTGACCAGCAGCCCAGCCTCAAGCTCAACCTCCACCTTGAGAAAGCATAGCTCCTCGTCCTTGACCAGAAGCCCAGCCTCAAGCTCAAACACCAGCCTGGGAAAACTCAGCTCCTCATCCCCAACCAGCCGCCCAGCCCCAAGCTCGACCACCAGCCTGGGAAAACACAGCTCCTCATCCTTGACCAGCAGCCCTGTCTCAGGCTCGATAATCACCCCAGCACAGCATGGCACCTCATCCCCGACCAGCAGCCCAGCCCCAAGCTTGACCTCCACCTTGAGAAAGCATAGCTCTTCATCCTTGACCAGCAGCCCAGCCTCAAGCTCCACCTCCTCATCCCCTACCGGCAGCCCTGTCTCAggctccaccaccaccccagcaCAGCATGGCACCTCATCCTCCACCACCAGCCTAGCCTCAAGCTCCACCTCCACCTTGGGAAAACTCAGCTCCTCATCCTGGGCCAGCAGCCACACCACCAGGACTACCGCCAGTACCACTAACCATAACATGGAACCTCCCATCTCCTCCAATCATAGCACTTCTCCCCAGTCTATTAGgatctccttcttcttcctgtcCTTTGCCATTTTGAACCTCCAGTTTAATTCTTCTCTGGAAAATCCCAGCAGCAACTACTACCAGGAGCTGCAGAGGAACATTTCTGAATTG TTTTTGCAGATTTATGGACAGGAAGATTTCCTGGGCCTTTATAACATCAGATTCAG ACCCGGATCTGTGGTGGTAGAATCAACTCTGGCCTTCCGAAATGGTGCCACTGATGCCAACAAGGTGAAGACACAGTTTGAAGACAGCAAAGAAGGAGCCAGATATAACCTGAACATCTCGAGTATTCGTG tgCGAGATgtgtccttcccttcctctgccccgtTCGAGTCTGGGGTTCCTGGCTGGGGCATTGCCCTGCTGGTGCTGGTCTGTGTTCTGGTTGCACTCGCCATCATCTATGTTGTTGCCCTG ACTGTGTGCCAGTGCCGCCGAAAGAACTGTGGGCAGCTGGACATCTTTCCAACCCGAGACGCCTACCATCCTATGAGCGAGTACCCCACCTACCACACCCATGGGCGCTATGTGCCCCCTGGCGATAATAGACGCAGCCCCTATGAGGAG GTTTCTGCAGGCAATGGGGGCAGCAGCCTCTCTTACATGAACCCGAACCCAGCAGCCACTTCTGCCAACTTGTAG
- the MUC1 gene encoding mucin-1 isoform X5 has product MIPSFQAPFFFLLLVTRELTAQHGTSSLTSSPASSSSSTLRKHSSSSLTSSPASSSNTSLGKLNSSSPTSHPAPSSTTSLGKHSSSSLTSSPVSGSIITPAQHGTSSSTSGPASSSSSTLRKHSSSSLTSSPASSSTSTLRKHSSSSLTRSPASSSNTSLGKLSSSSPTSRPAPSSTTSLGKHSSSSLTSSPVSGSIITPAQHGTSSPTSSPAPSLTSTLRKHSSSSLTSSPASSSTSSSPTGSPVSGSTTTPAQHGTSSSTTSLASSSTSTLGKLSSSSWASSHTTRTTASTTNHNMEPPISSNHSTSPQSIRISFFFLSFAILNLQFNSSLENPSSNYYQELQRNISELFLQIYGQEDFLGLYNIRFRPGSVVVESTLAFRNGATDANKVKTQFEDSKEGARYNLNISSIRVRDVSFPSSAPFESGVPGWGIALLVLVCVLVALAIIYVVALTVCQCRRKNCGQLDIFPTRDAYHPMSEYPTYHTHGRYVPPGDNRRSPYEEVSAGNGGSSLSYMNPNPAATSANL; this is encoded by the exons ATGATTCCAAGCTTCCAGgcccctttcttcttcctgctcCTGGTAACCCGAGAGCTTACAG CACAGCATGGCACCTCATCCCTGACCAGCAGCCCAGCCTCAAGCTCGTCCTCCACCTTGAGAAAGCATAGCTCCTCGTCCTTGACCAGCAGCCCAGCCTCAAGCTCAAACACCAGCCTGGGAAAACTCAACTCCTCATCCCCAACCAGCCACCCAGCCCCAAGCTCGACCACCAGCCTGGGAAAACACAGCTCCTCATCCTTGACCAGCAGCCCTGTCTCAGGCTCGATAATCACCCCAGCACAACATGGCACCTCATCCTCGACCAGCGGCCCAGCCTCAAGCTCGTCCTCCACCTTGAGAAAGCATAGCTCCTCATCCTTGACCAGCAGCCCAGCCTCAAGCTCAACCTCCACCTTGAGAAAGCATAGCTCCTCGTCCTTGACCAGAAGCCCAGCCTCAAGCTCAAACACCAGCCTGGGAAAACTCAGCTCCTCATCCCCAACCAGCCGCCCAGCCCCAAGCTCGACCACCAGCCTGGGAAAACACAGCTCCTCATCCTTGACCAGCAGCCCTGTCTCAGGCTCGATAATCACCCCAGCACAGCATGGCACCTCATCCCCGACCAGCAGCCCAGCCCCAAGCTTGACCTCCACCTTGAGAAAGCATAGCTCTTCATCCTTGACCAGCAGCCCAGCCTCAAGCTCCACCTCCTCATCCCCTACCGGCAGCCCTGTCTCAggctccaccaccaccccagcaCAGCATGGCACCTCATCCTCCACCACCAGCCTAGCCTCAAGCTCCACCTCCACCTTGGGAAAACTCAGCTCCTCATCCTGGGCCAGCAGCCACACCACCAGGACTACCGCCAGTACCACTAACCATAACATGGAACCTCCCATCTCCTCCAATCATAGCACTTCTCCCCAGTCTATTAGgatctccttcttcttcctgtcCTTTGCCATTTTGAACCTCCAGTTTAATTCTTCTCTGGAAAATCCCAGCAGCAACTACTACCAGGAGCTGCAGAGGAACATTTCTGAATTG TTTTTGCAGATTTATGGACAGGAAGATTTCCTGGGCCTTTATAACATCAGATTCAG ACCCGGATCTGTGGTGGTAGAATCAACTCTGGCCTTCCGAAATGGTGCCACTGATGCCAACAAGGTGAAGACACAGTTTGAAGACAGCAAAGAAGGAGCCAGATATAACCTGAACATCTCGAGTATTCGTG tgCGAGATgtgtccttcccttcctctgccccgtTCGAGTCTGGGGTTCCTGGCTGGGGCATTGCCCTGCTGGTGCTGGTCTGTGTTCTGGTTGCACTCGCCATCATCTATGTTGTTGCCCTG ACTGTGTGCCAGTGCCGCCGAAAGAACTGTGGGCAGCTGGACATCTTTCCAACCCGAGACGCCTACCATCCTATGAGCGAGTACCCCACCTACCACACCCATGGGCGCTATGTGCCCCCTGGCGATAATAGACGCAGCCCCTATGAGGAG GTTTCTGCAGGCAATGGGGGCAGCAGCCTCTCTTACATGAACCCGAACCCAGCAGCCACTTCTGCCAACTTGTAG
- the MUC1 gene encoding mucin-1 isoform X2 — protein sequence MIPSFQAPFFFLLLVTRELTAQEGNSSPTSSPASSSSSTLRKHSSSSLTSSPASSSNTSLGKLSSSSLTSSPVSGSIITPAQHGTSSPTSSPASSSSSTLRKHSSSSLTSSPAPSSTTSLGKLSSSSLTSSPVSGSIITPAQHGTSSLTSSPASSSSSTLRKHSSSSLTSSPASSSNTSLGKLNSSSPTSHPAPSSTTSLGKHSSSSLTSSPVSGSIITPAQHGTSSSTSGPASSSSSTLRKHSSSSLTSSPASSSTSTLRKHSSSSLTRSPASSSNTSLGKLSSSSPTSRPAPSSTTSLGKHSSSSLTSSPVSGSIITPAQHGTSSPTSSPAPSLTSTLRKHSSSSLTSSPASSSTSSSPTGSPVSGSTTTPAQHGTSSSTTSLASSSTSTLGKLSSSSWASSHTTRTTASTTNHNMEPPISSNHSTSPQSIRISFFFLSFAILNLQFNSSLENPSSNYYQELQRNISELFLQIYGQEDFLGLYNIRFRPGSVVVESTLAFRNGATDANKVKTQFEDSKEGARYNLNISSIRVRDVSFPSSAPFESGVPGWGIALLVLVCVLVALAIIYVVALTVCQCRRKNCGQLDIFPTRDAYHPMSEYPTYHTHGRYVPPGDNRRSPYEEVSAGNGGSSLSYMNPNPAATSANL from the exons ATGATTCCAAGCTTCCAGgcccctttcttcttcctgctcCTGGTAACCCGAGAGCTTACAG CACAGGAAGGCAACTCATCCCCGACCAGCAGCCCAGCCTCAAGCTCGTCCTCCACCTTGAGAAAGCATAGCTCCTCGTCCTTGACCAGCAGCCCAGCCTCAAGCTCAAACACCAGCCTGGGAAAACTCAGCTCCTCATCCTTGACCAGCAGCCCTGTCTCAGGCTCGATAATCACCCCAGCACAGCATGGCACCTCATCCCCGACCAGCAGCCCAGCCTCAAGCTCGTCCTCCACCTTGAGAAAGCATAGCTCCTCGTCCTTGACCAGCAGCCCAGC CCCAAGCTCGACCACCAGCCTGGGAAAACTCAGCTCCTCATCCTTGACCAGCAGCCCTGTCTCAGGCTCGATAATCACCCCAGCACAGCATGGCACCTCATCCCTGACCAGCAGCCCAGCCTCAAGCTCGTCCTCCACCTTGAGAAAGCATAGCTCCTCGTCCTTGACCAGCAGCCCAGCCTCAAGCTCAAACACCAGCCTGGGAAAACTCAACTCCTCATCCCCAACCAGCCACCCAGCCCCAAGCTCGACCACCAGCCTGGGAAAACACAGCTCCTCATCCTTGACCAGCAGCCCTGTCTCAGGCTCGATAATCACCCCAGCACAACATGGCACCTCATCCTCGACCAGCGGCCCAGCCTCAAGCTCGTCCTCCACCTTGAGAAAGCATAGCTCCTCATCCTTGACCAGCAGCCCAGCCTCAAGCTCAACCTCCACCTTGAGAAAGCATAGCTCCTCGTCCTTGACCAGAAGCCCAGCCTCAAGCTCAAACACCAGCCTGGGAAAACTCAGCTCCTCATCCCCAACCAGCCGCCCAGCCCCAAGCTCGACCACCAGCCTGGGAAAACACAGCTCCTCATCCTTGACCAGCAGCCCTGTCTCAGGCTCGATAATCACCCCAGCACAGCATGGCACCTCATCCCCGACCAGCAGCCCAGCCCCAAGCTTGACCTCCACCTTGAGAAAGCATAGCTCTTCATCCTTGACCAGCAGCCCAGCCTCAAGCTCCACCTCCTCATCCCCTACCGGCAGCCCTGTCTCAggctccaccaccaccccagcaCAGCATGGCACCTCATCCTCCACCACCAGCCTAGCCTCAAGCTCCACCTCCACCTTGGGAAAACTCAGCTCCTCATCCTGGGCCAGCAGCCACACCACCAGGACTACCGCCAGTACCACTAACCATAACATGGAACCTCCCATCTCCTCCAATCATAGCACTTCTCCCCAGTCTATTAGgatctccttcttcttcctgtcCTTTGCCATTTTGAACCTCCAGTTTAATTCTTCTCTGGAAAATCCCAGCAGCAACTACTACCAGGAGCTGCAGAGGAACATTTCTGAATTG TTTTTGCAGATTTATGGACAGGAAGATTTCCTGGGCCTTTATAACATCAGATTCAG ACCCGGATCTGTGGTGGTAGAATCAACTCTGGCCTTCCGAAATGGTGCCACTGATGCCAACAAGGTGAAGACACAGTTTGAAGACAGCAAAGAAGGAGCCAGATATAACCTGAACATCTCGAGTATTCGTG tgCGAGATgtgtccttcccttcctctgccccgtTCGAGTCTGGGGTTCCTGGCTGGGGCATTGCCCTGCTGGTGCTGGTCTGTGTTCTGGTTGCACTCGCCATCATCTATGTTGTTGCCCTG ACTGTGTGCCAGTGCCGCCGAAAGAACTGTGGGCAGCTGGACATCTTTCCAACCCGAGACGCCTACCATCCTATGAGCGAGTACCCCACCTACCACACCCATGGGCGCTATGTGCCCCCTGGCGATAATAGACGCAGCCCCTATGAGGAG GTTTCTGCAGGCAATGGGGGCAGCAGCCTCTCTTACATGAACCCGAACCCAGCAGCCACTTCTGCCAACTTGTAG
- the MUC1 gene encoding mucin-1 isoform X1 has protein sequence MIPSFQAPFFFLLLVTRELTAQEGNSSPTSSPASSSSSTLRKHSSSSLTSSPASSSNTSLGKLSSSSLTSSPVSGSIITPAQHGTSSPTSSPASSSSSTLRKHSSSSLTSSPASSSNTSLGKLNSSSPTSRPAPSSTTSLGKLSSSSLTSSPVSGSIITPAQHGTSSLTSSPASSSSSTLRKHSSSSLTSSPAPSSTTSLGKHSSSSLTSSPVSGSIITPAQHGTSSSTSGPASSSSSTLRKHSSSSLTSSPASSSTSTLRKHSSSSLTRSPASSSNTSLGKLSSSSPTSRPAPSSTTSLGKHSSSSLTSSPVSGSIITPAQHGTSSPTSSPAPSLTSTLRKHSSSSLTSSPASSSTSSSPTGSPVSGSTTTPAQHGTSSSTTSLASSSTSTLGKLSSSSWASSHTTRTTASTTNHNMEPPISSNHSTSPQSIRISFFFLSFAILNLQFNSSLENPSSNYYQELQRNISELFLQIYGQEDFLGLYNIRFRPGSVVVESTLAFRNGATDANKVKTQFEDSKEGARYNLNISSIRVRDVSFPSSAPFESGVPGWGIALLVLVCVLVALAIIYVVALTVCQCRRKNCGQLDIFPTRDAYHPMSEYPTYHTHGRYVPPGDNRRSPYEEVSAGNGGSSLSYMNPNPAATSANL, from the exons ATGATTCCAAGCTTCCAGgcccctttcttcttcctgctcCTGGTAACCCGAGAGCTTACAG CACAGGAAGGCAACTCATCCCCGACCAGCAGCCCAGCCTCAAGCTCGTCCTCCACCTTGAGAAAGCATAGCTCCTCGTCCTTGACCAGCAGCCCAGCCTCAAGCTCAAACACCAGCCTGGGAAAACTCAGCTCCTCATCCTTGACCAGCAGCCCTGTCTCAGGCTCGATAATCACCCCAGCACAGCATGGCACCTCATCCCCGACCAGCAGCCCAGCCTCAAGCTCGTCCTCCACCTTGAGAAAGCATAGCTCCTCGTCCTTGACCAGCAGCCCAGCCTCAAGCTCAAACACCAGCCTGGGAAAACTCAACTCCTCATCCCCAACCAGCCGCCCAGCCCCAAGCTCGACCACCAGCCTGGGAAAACTCAGCTCCTCATCCTTGACCAGCAGCCCTGTCTCAGGCTCGATAATCACCCCAGCACAGCATGGCACCTCATCCCTGACCAGCAGCCCAGCCTCAAGCTCGTCCTCCACCTTGAGAAAGCATAGCTCCTCGTCCTTGACCAGCAGCCCAGC CCCAAGCTCGACCACCAGCCTGGGAAAACACAGCTCCTCATCCTTGACCAGCAGCCCTGTCTCAGGCTCGATAATCACCCCAGCACAACATGGCACCTCATCCTCGACCAGCGGCCCAGCCTCAAGCTCGTCCTCCACCTTGAGAAAGCATAGCTCCTCATCCTTGACCAGCAGCCCAGCCTCAAGCTCAACCTCCACCTTGAGAAAGCATAGCTCCTCGTCCTTGACCAGAAGCCCAGCCTCAAGCTCAAACACCAGCCTGGGAAAACTCAGCTCCTCATCCCCAACCAGCCGCCCAGCCCCAAGCTCGACCACCAGCCTGGGAAAACACAGCTCCTCATCCTTGACCAGCAGCCCTGTCTCAGGCTCGATAATCACCCCAGCACAGCATGGCACCTCATCCCCGACCAGCAGCCCAGCCCCAAGCTTGACCTCCACCTTGAGAAAGCATAGCTCTTCATCCTTGACCAGCAGCCCAGCCTCAAGCTCCACCTCCTCATCCCCTACCGGCAGCCCTGTCTCAggctccaccaccaccccagcaCAGCATGGCACCTCATCCTCCACCACCAGCCTAGCCTCAAGCTCCACCTCCACCTTGGGAAAACTCAGCTCCTCATCCTGGGCCAGCAGCCACACCACCAGGACTACCGCCAGTACCACTAACCATAACATGGAACCTCCCATCTCCTCCAATCATAGCACTTCTCCCCAGTCTATTAGgatctccttcttcttcctgtcCTTTGCCATTTTGAACCTCCAGTTTAATTCTTCTCTGGAAAATCCCAGCAGCAACTACTACCAGGAGCTGCAGAGGAACATTTCTGAATTG TTTTTGCAGATTTATGGACAGGAAGATTTCCTGGGCCTTTATAACATCAGATTCAG ACCCGGATCTGTGGTGGTAGAATCAACTCTGGCCTTCCGAAATGGTGCCACTGATGCCAACAAGGTGAAGACACAGTTTGAAGACAGCAAAGAAGGAGCCAGATATAACCTGAACATCTCGAGTATTCGTG tgCGAGATgtgtccttcccttcctctgccccgtTCGAGTCTGGGGTTCCTGGCTGGGGCATTGCCCTGCTGGTGCTGGTCTGTGTTCTGGTTGCACTCGCCATCATCTATGTTGTTGCCCTG ACTGTGTGCCAGTGCCGCCGAAAGAACTGTGGGCAGCTGGACATCTTTCCAACCCGAGACGCCTACCATCCTATGAGCGAGTACCCCACCTACCACACCCATGGGCGCTATGTGCCCCCTGGCGATAATAGACGCAGCCCCTATGAGGAG GTTTCTGCAGGCAATGGGGGCAGCAGCCTCTCTTACATGAACCCGAACCCAGCAGCCACTTCTGCCAACTTGTAG